One genomic region from Thermoleptolyngbya sichuanensis A183 encodes:
- a CDS encoding SNF2-related protein, with product MAILHGSWLFQPQVSSPNTSESGKSSAQSAGGQFLIWGETWRRVETNRLGEGDTARSILRHPFALSRAELLDLLRSLDQSHRLTWPVADVPLAEPVPSARGRGRKRTATLEPSPAILKVRWQTLRLFLPTYVNESEGETSRLPQYSVALPDGETDRTERSPSLELHPWQIEGLLLSPLEAFQLLNSLPLSTVGDADSFISGDLRFWSHAARWSLDLLARAKFLPGLRLQDGAAIATWQVLLDSEVDQTRLQQFSRRMPPACRTYQLPHSAPDDADDAESPFPAARLVLLDFLNRVTEAQIREAIAAQPLPAAPLPKDIALREWLQALGDEKGAIAAEPARIERLQSALTQWTAPIAPVLNQQIAAFRTCFYLHPPAAGQTDWTLEYFLQATDDPEFLLSARTIWSNPVDRLVYLERTIPHPQETLLAGLGLASRLYPVLEPSLQTSQPQSCRLNPLQVYEFIRSTAWRLQDSGFGVVLPPSLSQEQGWANRLGLSVRAEAPKGSAGMGLKSLLNFKWELTIGGQRISKAEFDRLVALNTPLVEINGEWVELRPQDIRAAQDFFASRKDQMALSLEDALRISTGDTQTIEKLPVVSFEASGALQDLISTLTTGNQNLSLIPTPKGFQGELRPYQLRGTSWLAFLEQWGLGACLADDMGLGKTIQLIALLLHLQETEQLEKPVLLVCPTSVLGNWEREVKRFGPSLRVWVQHGDKRPQGAEFARTAQRYHLVITSYALVYRDEKDLKRVSWQGVVLDEAQNIKNPEAKQSQAVRQLDAQFRIALTGTPVENRLSELWSILDFLNPGYLGPRNFFQRRFSVPIERYGDTDSLKILRSLVQPFILRRLKTDRDIIQDLPEKQEMTVFCGLTAEQAAIYQRLVDRSLEQIESADGIQRHGMILALLTRLKQVCNHPVLLQIEEDEDDGGVPPEMESPTAFLAGSGKLQRLTEMLEELLAEGDRTLIFTQFAKWGKQLQAYLEQQFKREVIFLYGGSSKKQREEMVDRFQNDPQGPRIFILSLKAGGVGLNLTRANHVFHYDRWWNPAVENQATDRAFRIGQTRNVQVHKFVCTGTLEERIHDLIESKKALSEQVVGTGENWLTELDTDQLRQLLLLDRSAIIDE from the coding sequence ATGGCAATCTTACACGGTAGCTGGCTATTTCAGCCCCAGGTTTCCTCTCCAAACACCTCAGAATCCGGCAAATCATCAGCGCAGTCCGCAGGCGGGCAATTTTTGATCTGGGGTGAAACCTGGCGGCGGGTCGAAACGAATCGCCTTGGGGAGGGAGATACAGCCCGCAGTATTCTGCGCCACCCCTTTGCGCTGTCGCGGGCGGAGTTGTTGGATTTGTTGCGATCGCTCGACCAATCCCATCGGCTTACTTGGCCAGTCGCCGATGTGCCCTTGGCAGAACCCGTCCCCTCCGCTAGGGGGCGAGGACGCAAGCGCACCGCCACGCTAGAGCCGTCGCCCGCGATTCTCAAAGTCCGCTGGCAAACCCTGCGCCTCTTCTTGCCGACCTACGTGAACGAGAGCGAGGGCGAAACGTCTCGCCTGCCGCAGTATTCCGTTGCACTGCCCGATGGCGAAACAGACAGAACCGAGCGATCGCCCTCGCTGGAACTGCACCCTTGGCAAATCGAGGGGCTGCTGCTGTCGCCGCTAGAAGCGTTTCAATTGCTGAATTCGCTACCCCTATCTACGGTGGGCGATGCAGACTCTTTCATCAGCGGGGATTTGCGCTTTTGGTCGCACGCAGCACGATGGAGCCTGGATCTGCTGGCGCGGGCCAAGTTTTTGCCAGGGCTGCGGCTGCAAGATGGAGCGGCGATCGCCACCTGGCAAGTGCTGCTGGACAGCGAGGTCGATCAGACGCGCCTCCAGCAGTTCTCCCGCCGGATGCCGCCCGCCTGCCGCACCTACCAGCTTCCCCATAGCGCCCCAGACGATGCAGACGATGCAGAATCCCCCTTTCCGGCGGCGCGGCTGGTGCTACTGGATTTTCTCAACCGGGTGACGGAGGCGCAAATTCGAGAGGCGATCGCCGCTCAGCCCCTCCCTGCTGCACCCCTACCCAAAGACATTGCCCTGCGAGAATGGCTGCAAGCGCTGGGCGATGAGAAAGGGGCGATCGCCGCCGAGCCTGCCCGCATCGAGCGTCTGCAATCTGCGCTGACCCAGTGGACTGCACCCATCGCCCCGGTGCTAAACCAGCAAATCGCCGCCTTCCGCACCTGCTTCTACCTGCATCCCCCCGCCGCCGGACAAACGGACTGGACGCTGGAATACTTCCTGCAAGCCACCGATGACCCCGAATTCCTCCTCAGCGCCCGCACGATCTGGAGCAACCCGGTGGATCGGCTGGTCTATCTGGAGCGCACCATTCCCCATCCCCAGGAAACGCTGCTGGCCGGGCTGGGCCTGGCTTCCCGCCTCTATCCCGTCCTCGAACCCAGCCTGCAAACCTCCCAGCCACAGTCTTGCCGACTGAATCCCCTGCAAGTTTACGAATTCATCCGCTCGACCGCGTGGCGCTTGCAAGATAGCGGCTTTGGCGTGGTGCTGCCGCCGAGCCTGTCGCAGGAGCAGGGCTGGGCAAACCGTCTGGGACTAAGCGTCCGTGCCGAAGCCCCCAAAGGCAGCGCGGGCATGGGGCTAAAAAGTCTGCTGAATTTCAAATGGGAACTGACCATCGGCGGACAGCGCATTTCCAAGGCAGAATTTGATCGGCTGGTGGCGCTGAACACGCCGCTGGTGGAGATCAACGGCGAATGGGTGGAACTGCGCCCGCAGGACATCCGCGCCGCTCAGGACTTTTTTGCCAGCCGCAAAGACCAAATGGCGCTGTCTCTAGAAGACGCGCTCCGCATCAGCACGGGCGACACGCAGACCATCGAAAAGCTGCCCGTGGTGAGCTTTGAAGCCTCAGGCGCACTGCAAGATCTGATCAGCACCCTTACTACGGGCAACCAAAACCTATCGCTAATTCCTACGCCGAAAGGCTTTCAGGGCGAGTTGCGGCCTTACCAGCTTCGCGGCACATCCTGGCTGGCATTTTTAGAGCAGTGGGGTTTGGGCGCGTGCCTCGCGGACGACATGGGTCTGGGCAAAACCATTCAGCTCATTGCTCTACTGCTGCACTTGCAGGAAACGGAACAGTTGGAAAAGCCTGTCTTGCTTGTTTGTCCAACCTCTGTGCTAGGCAACTGGGAGCGAGAAGTGAAGCGGTTTGGCCCCAGCCTGCGCGTGTGGGTGCAGCATGGCGACAAGCGTCCCCAGGGCGCGGAGTTTGCCCGCACTGCCCAACGTTATCATCTGGTGATCACCAGCTATGCCCTGGTCTACCGCGATGAAAAAGACCTGAAGCGCGTTTCCTGGCAGGGCGTGGTGCTGGACGAGGCGCAGAATATTAAAAACCCGGAAGCCAAACAATCCCAGGCGGTGCGTCAGTTGGATGCTCAGTTTCGGATTGCCCTGACGGGGACTCCGGTAGAAAACCGCCTGTCGGAGCTATGGTCAATTCTGGATTTCCTCAATCCGGGCTACTTGGGCCCACGCAACTTCTTTCAGCGGCGGTTCAGCGTGCCGATTGAGCGCTATGGCGACACAGATTCGCTAAAAATCCTGCGATCGCTCGTCCAGCCCTTCATCCTGCGCCGCCTCAAGACCGACCGCGACATCATCCAGGATTTGCCCGAAAAGCAGGAAATGACCGTCTTTTGCGGCCTCACGGCGGAGCAAGCGGCGATCTATCAGCGCCTTGTCGATCGGTCTTTGGAACAGATCGAGTCTGCCGACGGCATCCAGCGCCACGGCATGATTCTGGCGCTCCTGACCCGGCTGAAACAGGTCTGCAACCATCCCGTGCTGCTGCAAATAGAAGAGGACGAAGATGATGGCGGGGTTCCCCCAGAGATGGAATCCCCCACGGCGTTTTTGGCTGGGTCGGGTAAGCTGCAACGGCTGACGGAAATGCTGGAGGAACTGCTGGCGGAGGGCGATCGCACGCTGATCTTTACCCAGTTTGCCAAGTGGGGCAAGCAGCTTCAGGCGTATCTAGAACAGCAGTTCAAACGGGAAGTGATCTTCCTCTACGGCGGCAGTTCCAAGAAGCAGCGCGAGGAAATGGTCGATCGCTTCCAGAACGACCCCCAGGGCCCGCGCATCTTCATCCTGTCGCTAAAGGCAGGCGGCGTGGGTTTAAACCTGACTCGCGCCAACCACGTCTTTCACTATGACCGCTGGTGGAACCCCGCCGTGGAAAATCAGGCCACCGACCGCGCCTTTCGCATCGGGCAAACCCGCAATGTCCAGGTTCACAAGTTCGTCTGCACGGGCACGCTGGAAGAGCGCATCCACGACCTAATTGAAAGCAAAAAAGCCCTCTCGGAACAGGTCGTCGGCACGGGCGAAAACTGGCTCACCGAACTCGACACCGATCAGTTGCGGCAACTCCTCCTGCTAGATCGGAGCGCCATTATTGATGAGTAG
- a CDS encoding GNAT family N-acetyltransferase: MQPEAQSELGSPLPLALPIRKTLPNGAIAELDTLRSEETEVVRALLNYFVTSSGTEGLTYPHAQPLSPSEFAAYWLSRDAYVVRAVGDAPPPVSQDTSPKEMLVEAISQEMSLKDPLPQNLSLDKTSTDTSPNRASPTKPALGEVLGAFYLKPNFPGWCSHICNAGFIVQPAMRGQGIGRWMAETMLAIAPTKGYTAVMFNLVFATNEPSLNLWRSLGFSTLGRVPQAARLPDGASVDAIMLYRAL, from the coding sequence ATGCAGCCAGAGGCGCAATCTGAGCTTGGTTCACCCCTACCCCTAGCGCTGCCGATTCGGAAAACCTTGCCCAATGGGGCGATCGCCGAACTGGATACCCTGCGCTCAGAAGAAACCGAAGTCGTTCGGGCGCTGCTGAACTATTTTGTAACGTCATCAGGAACCGAAGGATTAACCTATCCCCATGCTCAGCCCCTCTCTCCGTCAGAGTTTGCGGCCTATTGGCTGAGCCGGGATGCATATGTGGTGCGGGCTGTGGGGGATGCACCGCCGCCTGTATCTCAGGATACGTCACCCAAAGAGATGTTAGTCGAAGCGATATCGCAAGAAATGTCGCTCAAAGACCCGTTGCCACAGAATCTATCGTTAGACAAGACCTCAACCGATACTTCACCAAACCGCGCATCGCCTACTAAGCCTGCGCTTGGGGAAGTCTTGGGAGCTTTTTACCTAAAGCCCAACTTTCCCGGTTGGTGCAGTCATATCTGCAATGCTGGCTTCATTGTACAACCTGCCATGCGAGGTCAGGGAATTGGCCGCTGGATGGCAGAAACCATGCTGGCGATCGCCCCCACCAAGGGCTACACCGCCGTCATGTTCAACCTGGTCTTTGCCACCAACGAGCCATCGCTCAACCTGTGGCGATCGCTCGGCTTTTCCACTCTTGGTCGCGTTCCCCAAGCCGCTCGGCTACCCGACGGAGCAAGCGTTGATGCGATTATGCTTTACCGAGCGCTATAA
- a CDS encoding bluetail domain-containing putative surface protein, which produces MTLLKLTAAQPNQGSLVLFPQTISTGTGFSVSFDLYAYGSSGGDGISFFLVDGNATPTQAGGFGGSLGYAPRNAEPGLVGGYLGIGFDTVGNFSIASEGRVGGRRPPLQDSVGVRGSEANNYRYLTGSRTLPISLDNPGGNRTQARRAVQIELSPAGLLSVFDDLNGDRDFNDPGEVVVDRFNVVQAGNGPVPATFKIGFAAATGALTNNHEIDNLTILSFNKRPLPGFSVGGANIIGGDRNDVLTGGRGNDTIDGRGGNDTLRGEAGNDTLLGGPGRDVLIGGPGADVLTGDAGADRFVFSGRNRTQALRTSLLRAPDRITDFNPTEGDRIQLDFDNRLKTRELPRALFNVGVINQPGITTLAQAVSTAYADTRPSQPGNQRLRANQALFFEFQGQTYLSVNDNRAAFRPNNDLLVEVTGIQFRPGDEQPGVLSARNYFA; this is translated from the coding sequence ATGACGCTGCTCAAACTCACTGCTGCCCAGCCCAACCAGGGTTCTCTCGTGCTGTTTCCCCAAACCATCAGCACGGGCACAGGCTTTTCCGTCAGCTTTGACCTCTACGCCTATGGCAGCAGTGGCGGCGATGGCATTAGCTTCTTTCTGGTGGATGGCAACGCCACGCCGACCCAGGCCGGCGGGTTTGGCGGCTCCTTGGGCTACGCGCCGCGAAACGCCGAGCCGGGTCTGGTCGGTGGTTACTTGGGCATTGGGTTCGACACGGTGGGCAATTTCTCGATTGCCTCAGAAGGGCGCGTGGGGGGACGGCGACCGCCGCTGCAAGATTCGGTCGGGGTGCGCGGCAGTGAGGCAAATAACTATCGCTACCTCACGGGCAGTCGGACGCTGCCCATCAGCCTAGACAATCCGGGGGGGAATCGCACCCAGGCGCGGCGGGCTGTGCAGATTGAACTGTCGCCGGCCGGATTGCTGTCAGTGTTTGACGATCTGAACGGCGATCGCGACTTTAATGATCCTGGCGAAGTGGTGGTTGATCGATTCAACGTGGTGCAGGCGGGCAATGGCCCCGTCCCTGCGACGTTCAAAATTGGCTTTGCGGCGGCGACGGGGGCGCTGACCAACAACCACGAAATCGACAACCTTACGATTCTTTCGTTTAATAAGCGGCCGCTGCCGGGGTTTTCGGTCGGCGGCGCAAACATCATCGGGGGCGATCGCAACGACGTGCTGACGGGCGGCCGGGGCAACGACACCATCGACGGGCGCGGCGGCAACGACACCCTGCGCGGCGAGGCGGGCAACGATACGCTGCTAGGCGGCCCGGGGCGGGACGTGCTGATCGGCGGCCCCGGAGCCGACGTGCTGACGGGCGATGCGGGAGCTGATCGCTTTGTATTTTCGGGACGCAACCGCACCCAGGCACTCCGAACCTCGTTGCTGCGGGCCCCCGACCGGATAACCGACTTTAACCCCACCGAGGGCGATCGCATTCAGCTTGATTTTGACAATCGGCTGAAAACGCGGGAATTGCCCAGAGCCTTGTTTAACGTCGGCGTAATCAACCAACCAGGCATCACCACGCTGGCCCAGGCCGTCAGTACTGCCTACGCCGACACGCGCCCCAGCCAGCCCGGAAATCAGCGGCTTAGGGCAAACCAGGCGCTATTCTTCGAGTTTCAGGGTCAGACCTACCTCTCGGTCAACGACAACAGAGCCGCCTTTCGCCCGAACAACGACCTGCTGGTAGAGGTGACGGGCATTCAGTTCCGTCCGGGGGATGAGCAGCCGGGTGTTCTGTCTGCAAGAAACTATTTTGCATGA
- a CDS encoding glycosyltransferase family 4 protein, whose product MSADRLRVLLLIEQCNPDLPSVPSVGYQYFRTICDRVDATLITHDRNRDALERVAPDQKIFYISESRLMRRYYHLVDRLTVINGRVNWPLHNVLAYLLYEEFNHRVYRLFHTDVRRGKYDLVHAITPMMPRYPVKLAQACGQTPFILGPVNGGVPFPRGFGAIARREFSYFNFLRGLGLLLPGYRATYQKADRVLAGSSYTFGMLQKRFQLGDRLRLFYENGIPTEFFGRGAKREKGDRINLLFVGRLVPYKGADILLEALAKIKPLALSKTQLTIVGDGAEREYLEALTQRLDLQDIVEFAGWVPHSETHRYYSQADIFCFPSIREFGGAVVLEAMAAGLPCIVADNGGIAEYMTPNTGFTLPLHSREHLVSTLAEKIQRLVEDEALRLRLSQGAIAHARQFEWEHKAEQIVALYHEVLAERRVFSPAEALI is encoded by the coding sequence ATGTCAGCGGATCGGCTTCGAGTTCTGTTGTTGATTGAGCAGTGCAATCCGGATCTACCGTCTGTGCCCAGCGTGGGGTATCAATATTTCAGGACAATTTGTGACCGAGTTGATGCGACATTAATCACTCACGACCGCAACCGAGATGCGCTGGAGCGAGTTGCGCCAGATCAGAAGATTTTCTACATTTCCGAAAGCCGCTTGATGCGGCGATATTATCACTTGGTTGATCGTCTGACCGTGATCAACGGCCGAGTGAATTGGCCGCTGCATAACGTGCTGGCTTACTTGCTATACGAGGAATTTAATCATCGAGTTTATCGGCTGTTTCACACCGATGTCCGGCGGGGAAAATATGACCTGGTTCACGCCATTACGCCGATGATGCCGCGCTATCCGGTGAAGCTGGCGCAGGCCTGCGGACAAACGCCGTTTATTCTGGGCCCGGTGAATGGCGGCGTTCCTTTTCCCAGAGGGTTCGGCGCGATCGCCCGCCGGGAATTTTCGTACTTTAACTTTCTGCGGGGGCTGGGTCTGCTGCTGCCAGGATATCGAGCAACCTATCAAAAAGCCGATCGCGTTTTAGCCGGGTCATCCTATACCTTTGGAATGCTGCAAAAGCGGTTTCAATTGGGCGATCGCCTCCGATTGTTTTACGAAAATGGAATTCCGACGGAGTTCTTTGGGCGGGGTGCAAAACGAGAGAAGGGCGATCGCATCAACCTGCTATTTGTCGGTCGTTTGGTGCCCTACAAAGGTGCAGACATTTTGCTAGAAGCGCTGGCAAAGATTAAGCCCCTTGCATTATCGAAAACTCAGCTAACCATCGTCGGGGATGGGGCCGAGCGGGAATATTTAGAAGCGCTAACGCAGCGGCTTGACCTGCAAGACATTGTAGAATTCGCAGGCTGGGTTCCTCATTCAGAAACACATCGGTACTACAGTCAGGCGGACATCTTCTGCTTCCCGTCGATTCGGGAATTTGGCGGAGCGGTGGTGCTGGAGGCGATGGCAGCGGGACTGCCCTGCATCGTTGCCGACAATGGCGGCATCGCCGAATACATGACCCCCAACACGGGCTTTACCCTTCCGCTGCATTCCCGCGAGCATCTGGTGTCTACGCTAGCAGAAAAAATTCAACGGCTAGTGGAAGACGAGGCGCTGCGATTGCGCCTGTCGCAAGGGGCGATCGCCCATGCCCGCCAGTTTGAGTGGGAACACAAGGCAGAACAGATTGTGGCGCTCTATCACGAAGTGCTGGCAGAACGTCGGGTGTTCTCGCCTGCGGAAGCGCTGATCTGA
- a CDS encoding M48 family metalloprotease: MAGINQFKTLALLALLSGLIVLAGYLLVRDETGLYYGLAFAALSSFGSWYYSDQAALAAFQAKPTPREEAPALYDRIEKLCDRAGLPMPAVYIVPSESPNAFATGRDPNHAAIALTKGLIKLLPPDELDAVIAHELTHVRNRDTLTQAVAGTLAGSLTYLGRILTLGALYFPVSRAGRRGNNPLAILFLLVVGPLAAGLIQMAISRTREFAADAGAAEITGDPLALVRALEALEATGQKVPIHGNPAFAPLFVVNPLSREGLMTLFMTHPPVEERIKRLKEMAARAASSETNPPTALSPSV; encoded by the coding sequence ATGGCTGGGATCAATCAGTTCAAAACGCTGGCGCTGCTGGCCTTGCTCAGCGGCTTGATTGTGCTGGCGGGCTATTTGCTGGTGCGCGATGAAACGGGTCTGTATTACGGGCTGGCATTTGCAGCGCTGAGCAGCTTCGGCTCCTGGTACTATTCCGACCAGGCAGCACTGGCGGCGTTTCAGGCCAAGCCCACGCCGCGAGAAGAGGCTCCAGCGCTGTACGACCGCATTGAAAAACTGTGCGATCGCGCTGGGCTTCCTATGCCTGCGGTGTATATCGTGCCGTCAGAGTCGCCCAATGCCTTCGCCACCGGCCGCGACCCCAATCACGCGGCGATCGCCCTCACCAAAGGCCTCATCAAGCTGCTGCCGCCAGACGAGCTGGATGCCGTTATCGCTCATGAACTCACCCACGTCCGCAACCGCGATACGCTGACGCAAGCTGTGGCGGGAACCCTGGCCGGATCGCTCACCTACCTAGGGCGCATCCTGACGCTGGGCGCACTCTATTTTCCAGTGTCGCGGGCGGGGCGACGCGGCAACAATCCCCTGGCAATCTTGTTTTTGCTGGTGGTGGGGCCGCTGGCAGCGGGGCTGATCCAGATGGCGATTTCTCGCACGCGGGAGTTTGCCGCCGATGCCGGAGCCGCCGAGATCACGGGCGATCCCCTGGCGCTGGTTCGCGCTCTGGAGGCCCTGGAAGCGACAGGACAGAAGGTTCCCATCCACGGCAATCCTGCCTTTGCGCCGCTATTCGTCGTGAATCCTCTATCGCGGGAAGGGCTGATGACGCTGTTCATGACGCACCCGCCTGTTGAAGAACGGATTAAGCGGCTAAAGGAAATGGCCGCACGAGCCGCGAGTTCAGAGACGAATCCGCCGACCGCGTTGAGTCCGTCGGTTTAG
- a CDS encoding S8 family peptidase, producing MGRLWWIGLFLAGLILALGHVPGLGSRGEYESIVLDFRDDLTAAEVEQQLGAIAQQFSITPQLNSAFSQAEQVYILPGDQRTLRSLRRSDLRRYTESIDPNYIYRTLDVPNDPDYPKQWNLQTLQMESAWNESKGAGTTIAVIDTGIAPVPDLQQTKFVPGYDFVNDREEAIDDNGHGTHVAGTIAQSTNNNLGVAGIAYEASLMPLKVLGAEGGGTVTDIAEAIRFAADHGADVINLSLGGGGDAGVMRDAIDYAHGKGVVIVAAAGNANTNAAGFPARYGNVIAVSAVDATGAKAPYSNFGAGVDIAAPGGAFEGENDAGGILQQTIDPETGEPVFRAFQGTSMAAPHVAAVAALVKSVGITEPEAIAQILKSSARQVTEDPLNHFGAGRLDANAAVRLAQQENLDVKDFLRWLHDNGYLNLRFWFDGGAVALLPKLGMVLGSYLLAWLLRRYVPVLSLSLGLGLVAGSSGFFPFRGFYIYDLPQYPFRLLGSSIPELGGAISGSAALNPLFASVLIPFGLVALLLGHAWGKWVAIGATLGVAACLGISAVVDPQVMGLGAGAIARGYLALNALLCVGLATLAAKAAARA from the coding sequence ATGGGACGGCTGTGGTGGATTGGGCTGTTTTTGGCGGGGCTGATCTTGGCGCTGGGTCATGTGCCAGGGCTGGGCAGTCGGGGCGAGTATGAGTCGATTGTGCTGGACTTTCGGGATGACCTGACGGCGGCAGAAGTGGAGCAGCAGCTAGGGGCGATCGCCCAACAGTTCAGCATCACACCCCAACTCAACAGCGCCTTTTCTCAGGCTGAGCAGGTTTACATTTTGCCAGGAGATCAGCGAACCCTGCGATCGCTCCGCCGCTCTGACCTGCGCCGCTATACAGAATCCATCGACCCCAACTATATCTATCGCACACTGGACGTGCCCAACGACCCCGACTATCCCAAACAGTGGAATCTCCAGACCCTTCAGATGGAATCTGCCTGGAACGAGAGCAAGGGCGCGGGCACGACCATTGCCGTCATCGACACGGGCATTGCGCCTGTGCCCGATTTGCAGCAGACCAAGTTTGTCCCCGGCTACGACTTTGTAAACGACCGGGAAGAGGCGATCGACGACAACGGCCACGGCACCCACGTCGCCGGGACAATCGCCCAATCCACGAACAACAATCTCGGCGTAGCGGGCATTGCCTACGAAGCCAGCCTGATGCCGCTGAAGGTGCTGGGCGCGGAGGGCGGCGGCACGGTGACGGACATTGCTGAGGCGATTCGCTTTGCTGCCGACCACGGGGCGGACGTAATTAACCTCAGCCTGGGTGGGGGTGGCGACGCGGGCGTGATGCGGGATGCCATCGACTATGCCCACGGCAAAGGCGTGGTGATTGTGGCAGCGGCAGGCAACGCCAACACCAACGCTGCCGGATTTCCCGCCCGCTATGGCAACGTGATTGCCGTGTCGGCCGTGGATGCCACGGGAGCCAAAGCGCCCTATTCCAACTTCGGCGCGGGCGTGGACATTGCCGCACCGGGCGGCGCGTTTGAGGGCGAAAACGACGCAGGCGGCATTTTGCAGCAAACTATCGATCCGGAGACGGGCGAACCCGTGTTTCGTGCCTTCCAGGGCACCAGCATGGCCGCGCCCCACGTTGCCGCCGTTGCTGCGCTGGTGAAATCCGTAGGCATTACGGAACCGGAGGCGATCGCCCAAATCCTCAAATCCTCCGCTCGCCAGGTTACGGAAGACCCGCTCAACCACTTCGGCGCAGGCCGGCTGGATGCCAACGCTGCTGTACGGTTAGCCCAGCAGGAAAATCTGGACGTGAAAGACTTCCTGCGCTGGCTGCACGACAATGGCTATCTCAACCTGCGCTTCTGGTTTGATGGCGGCGCGGTGGCGCTGTTGCCCAAGCTGGGCATGGTGCTGGGGTCATACCTGCTGGCGTGGCTGCTGCGGCGCTATGTGCCCGTGCTGAGCCTGTCGCTGGGGCTGGGCCTAGTCGCAGGCAGCAGCGGCTTTTTCCCGTTCCGGGGTTTCTATATTTACGACCTGCCGCAATATCCCTTCCGACTTTTGGGTAGCTCGATTCCTGAACTGGGCGGCGCAATATCCGGCAGCGCAGCACTGAACCCGCTCTTCGCCAGCGTGCTGATTCCGTTTGGGCTAGTGGCGCTGCTGCTGGGCCATGCCTGGGGCAAGTGGGTGGCCATCGGCGCAACGCTGGGTGTGGCGGCCTGTTTGGGCATTAGCGCGGTGGTCGATCCGCAGGTGATGGGATTGGGCGCAGGGGCGATCGCCCGTGGATACTTGGCGTTAAACGCGCTGCTCTGTGTGGGTCTGGCAACTCTGGCGGCCAAGGCGGCTGCCCGCGCCTAG
- a CDS encoding nucleotidyltransferase family protein: protein MTSSPLLPDRIAPALAANLTYIKLDRAKLADFCQKHRIRKLSLFGSILRDDFDPDRSDVDFLVEFLPEARIGYFEIVRIENELSTMIGRKADLRTPQELSRYFRQEVIDEAVTQYART, encoded by the coding sequence ATGACATCTTCTCCTTTGTTGCCGGATCGTATTGCTCCAGCCCTTGCAGCAAACCTGACGTACATCAAGCTCGATCGCGCCAAGCTTGCAGATTTTTGCCAGAAGCACCGCATTCGTAAACTCTCGCTATTTGGCTCCATCCTGCGCGACGACTTTGATCCAGATCGCAGCGATGTCGATTTCCTAGTGGAATTTTTGCCAGAAGCTCGCATTGGATATTTTGAAATCGTTCGTATCGAAAATGAGCTATCTACCATGATTGGTAGAAAAGCGGATCTCAGAACACCTCAGGAACTCAGCCGTTATTTTCGGCAAGAAGTAATTGATGAAGCTGTTACTCAATATGCGCGAACATGA
- a CDS encoding HepT-like ribonuclease domain-containing protein, with product MTKIDDTTRLQHMLDYSRKACEFTQGKTQADLESNEVLTLAIVRLIEIVGEAAANVSPERREEFQDIPWSEIIGMRNRVVHAYFDVNFNIVWNTVTYNLPSLIAQLEASLE from the coding sequence ATGACCAAAATTGACGATACAACTCGCCTGCAACATATGCTGGACTATTCCAGAAAAGCCTGCGAATTTACACAGGGTAAAACTCAAGCTGATTTGGAGTCAAACGAAGTGCTAACACTGGCAATCGTTCGGCTGATTGAAATTGTTGGCGAAGCCGCAGCAAACGTATCTCCAGAGCGTCGGGAAGAGTTTCAAGATATTCCCTGGAGTGAAATTATAGGCATGAGAAATCGCGTCGTTCATGCCTACTTCGATGTCAACTTTAATATTGTTTGGAATACAGTGACCTACAATTTGCCATCGCTTATTGCTCAGCTCGAAGCCTCTCTCGAATAA
- a CDS encoding phycobiliprotein lyase, producing the protein MTFQPSLTTTAGDSQIAEFFQQSAGEWRSERRYYTLPDGETKEMVSQIQVRFLSQGCDELRHLARLHKLEDDTCLTCGTEVVWNSAEALSGRTQSRGSTLFGAMGSLLYRDRGFATTKPVTALYYFTNPQTLCLRTEYKGSSFEEEIKLIGQLYRTRQTIITREGEQQMIGQYLEKRIV; encoded by the coding sequence GTGACGTTTCAGCCTTCTTTGACCACAACCGCAGGCGATTCCCAAATTGCCGAATTCTTTCAGCAGTCTGCTGGCGAATGGCGCTCTGAGCGGCGCTACTACACCCTGCCCGACGGCGAAACCAAGGAAATGGTCAGCCAGATTCAAGTCCGCTTTTTGTCCCAGGGCTGCGACGAACTGCGCCACCTCGCCCGCCTGCACAAACTGGAAGATGACACCTGCCTCACCTGCGGCACGGAGGTCGTCTGGAATAGTGCCGAGGCGCTATCAGGACGCACCCAGTCCAGAGGCTCTACCCTCTTCGGCGCAATGGGAAGTCTACTGTACCGCGATCGCGGCTTTGCCACCACCAAGCCTGTCACCGCGCTCTACTACTTCACCAACCCCCAAACCCTCTGCCTCCGCACCGAATACAAAGGCTCCTCCTTCGAGGAGGAAATCAAGCTCATCGGGCAACTCTACCGCACCCGCCAGACCATCATTACCCGCGAAGGCGAACAGCAGATGATTGGGCAATATCTGGAAAAGCGAATTGTTTAG